A window of Roseobacter fucihabitans genomic DNA:
TCCTGGCCCAGCAAGTTAGGGGCGATGTTAAACGCATGATTGCTGTCGGTCGTAACCTTGTATTTCTGGGTCCTGATGATTTTGATGCTATTCTCCCGCATTAAGCGGCCCACGCGCCGGTGCCCAACTTGCAGACCCAGTTCTTGCAGTTCTTCGGTCATGCGAGGCCCGCCATAGCTTTGCAGGCTTAAGCGGTGCTGTTCGCGGATATGCGCCAGGATCACCATATCGTCGCGCTGTCGCTGGCTCATCGGGCGGCTTCGCCACGCGCGAAATCCTCGCGACGTAACCTGCATGACGCGGCAAAGAAATTCGACAGGCCATTCTTCTTTCCAGGCGTCGATAAAGGCGAACCTCACCGACTTTGGCCTGCAAAAAAGATTGCCGCTTTTTTTAACACTTCCCTCTCCTCGCGAAGCAACCGAACTTCCTTGCGAAGGCGTTCGTTCTCTTTCTCGACATCCTCGTGAGGACCCGACATCAGGTTGTCATGCTGATGCTTTTGAACCCACTTGTTCAACGTCGAAAGCCCAACTCCTAAATCCGCTGCCGCTTGCGGTCGTGTCAGCCCACTGGTCGTTGCGATGCGTACTGCATCAAGACGAAACTCGTCTGTGTATCTCGGTGCCATTCTCTATCTCCTTCATAGCAAACATTGCTCGAAAGAGACCGGAACTAAAACGTGGCAAGACCAAAAGGCGTCAGGTAGCTGGATTGATCCGCTTCGTGATCTCCGACAGGCGCGACCACCCTTGTAGGGAGACCGGAAGTGCTATCGCAGAGTCAACGAACTCCCATGAGTAAGTGACGACGGAAAAAATCGCGCCAATCGTGATGTGCAGTGTTGTAGTCGCATACCAAAGATTGAAAACCACAACGCCCAAAAGAACTATGAAGATTGCCCCGTAAAGGCCAGATTCAGTATCGGAAAGGCGGACTTCGATCCTACGCAGATGTGACAGGTGCGATAGCAAGCGACGCGGTTTGCGGGCTTCAAGAATGCTGATTTGGCGTTCGTTCTGTTGGTTCAGATGCCCGTTCAGCCTGTAGAACCGGCGATGAAACAGGGCATAAATCAATAACATTGCCACTACAGCTACCGCTCCGGCGAACGCCAGCATCGTATCGAATGCGAGCAACACGATAATCGAGACAACAAGCTGGACCAGTGCTGCCA
This region includes:
- a CDS encoding IS3 family transposase (programmed frameshift) → MAPRYTDEFRLDAVRIATTSGLTRPQAAADLGVGLSTLNKWVQKHQHDNLMSGPHEDVEKENERLRKEVRLLREEREVLKKAGNLFCRPKSVRFAFIDAWKEEWPVEFLCRVMQVTSRGFRAWRSRPMSQRQRDDMVILAHIREQHRLSLQSYGGPRMTEELQELGLQVGHRRVGRLMRENSIKIIRTQKYKVTTDSNHAFNIAPNLLGQDFFADGPNQKWADDISYIWTSEGWLYLAVILDLYSRRVIGWAVSNRMKRDLAIRALDMAVALRQPPKGCMHHTDRGSQYCSGDYQKRLSKHGFQVSMSGKGNCYDNSMVETFFKSLKAELIWRNRWETRRKAEGAIFQYINGFYNPRRRHSSLGGKSPLAFERKAA
- a CDS encoding ABC transporter six-transmembrane domain-containing protein — encoded protein: MLKDGPITIPALLRRFWRRIGLTWLLTLFETALTALIPLFIGFAIDGLLAQDTHALFQLVIVMAALIVVSVARRAYDTRVFGTVRVEVGKAQAARGREQPISMLNARLGMGRELVDFLENDLPMVMAALVQLVVSIIVLLAFDTMLAFAGAVAVVAMLLIYALFHRRFYRLNGHLNQQNERQISILEARKPRRLLSHLSHLRRIEVRLSDTESGLYGAIFIVLLGVVVFNLWYATTTLHITIGAIFSVVTYSWEFVDSAIALPVSLQGWSRLSEITKRINPAT